In Microplitis demolitor isolate Queensland-Clemson2020A chromosome 9, iyMicDemo2.1a, whole genome shotgun sequence, one genomic interval encodes:
- the LOC103573634 gene encoding sarcoplasmic calcium-binding protein 1: MAYSWDNRVSFVVRALYDIDNNGVLNQHDFECMALKMTLMEGKGDFNYNRYQENLHIMLSLWEEIAELADFNKDGVVTVEEFKEAVQKSCMGRPYRDFPQAMKLFIDSHFKLVDINEDGLIAAEEYRYNCASRIPLDSIDALNEAYQSLLTDDDRRRGGLTLARFQELYAQFLGNPDETCPAVHLFGPLQELC, translated from the exons atggCATACAGTTGGGACAACCGAGTGAGCTTCGTTGTTCGGGCTTTGTATG atatcgATAACAATGGAGTACTAAACCAACATGATTTTGAGTGCATGgcattaaaaatgacattaatGGAGGGCAAAGGTGACTTTAATTACAACCGTTATCAAGAAAATCTTCATATCATGTTATCACTTTGGGAAGAAATCGCAGAACTTGCAGATTTCAATAAA GATGGAGTTGTGACCGTAGAAGAATTCAAAGAAGCTGTACAGAAAAGTTGTATGGGTCGACCTTATCGTGATTTTCCTCAAgctatgaaattatttattgacagCCACTTTAAATTAGTTGATATTAATG AGGATGGATTGATTGCCGCTGAAGAATACCGATACAATTGCGCGTCACGTATTCCTTTGGATAGCATCGATGCTCTAAATGAAGCCTATCAAAGTCTTTTAACC gATGATGATAGAAGACGAGGTGGATTAACTCTTGCACGTTTTCAAGAATTGTACGCACAATTTTTGGGAAATCCCGATGAAACTTGTCCTGCTGTTCATCTTTTCGGGCCTCTACAAgaattatgttaa